CCGCGAAGAGCGCCGCCGCGCGCGTGTGGCCGGGCGTACCCGTCATTCCACGCCAGTCCACCGGCACCACCGAGTCCGCCGAGCTGCGCCGCGCGGGCATCCACGCCTACGGCATCGACCTCTTCGCGCTCACCCCCGAGGACGCGAGGACGGCCCACGCGCCCAATGAGCGTGTCCCCTCGGCCTCACTCCAGCCAGGCGGCCAGTTCGTCTACCTGCTGCTGCGCGAGCTGACGCGGTAAGGTCCGTTACCCGTTCGAAGGTGGAGTCCCCCGTGCGAACTCGCATCATCTGTCTGTTGCTCACCGCCCTCCTGACGGCCTGCGCGGGCATGTCGCGCTCCTCGGGCGGCTCGGAGGAGAAGGAGGGTCCCGTGGCTCGGCTGTGGCGGATCAACGCGGCGCAGCGCGACTTCGAGCGCCTCACCCGCGAGGGCACCACCCTCGCCAGCGATGGGGCCCTGGAGCTGGACGCGGCGGCCAGGCCTGGCGCCACGCCGTTCCCCTCGGCGGGCCAGCCCGACGCTCCCGTCATCGCGACCTACCGCGTCGGCACCGCCGTCCTCGCCGAGCAGCCCATCGCCGAGGGCTTCACCAGCGCCGTGCCCTCCCTGGAGGCGCTCACCCCGCCGGGCACCTGGGTGCGCGTGACGCTCTCCGCGCGCGTGGAAGGCACCTGGACGAAGGACTATGACTTCGGCCCGTGGGCCTTCGACAAGGGCACCGTGTCGCGCCGCAGCGTGAGCGGCCAGGAGGACAGCCACGGCAACGTCCTCACCGACACCCTCGTCCTCAAGCAGCCCGCTGACGCCGTGCGCATGACGGTGTGGCTCTACTCCACGCAGCCGGAGGTGAGCCCCCGCGTCCGCGCCCTCTCCCTGGCGGTGAGCGACAAGGAGCGCACCCCGGTGGATGGTCCCTCGGACGGGGCCACCTGGGGCACCGTGCTGGAGGTGCCCGGCCTCTCGCAGATGATCTACCCGAACGGTGGGCCCGTGTGGTGCTCGCCCACGTCCACCACCATGGTGCTGGGTTACTGGGCCCGGAAGCTGGGCCGGCCGGAGCTCGCCCACACCGTACCCACCGCCGCCGAGCACACCTATGACGAGGTGTACGCGGGCACGGGCAACTGGAGCTTCAACACCGCTTATGGCTCGGCCATGGGAGGCGGAGCCCTCCACGGCATGGTCGCCCGGTTCGACTCCTTCGCCCAGGTGGAGCGCTTCATCGCCGCCGGCATCCCCGTCATCATCAGCATCGCCTACAAGCCGGGCACGCTCACCGGCGGCGCCTCCTACAGCTCCAACGGGCACCTCATCGTCGTGAAGGGCTTCTCGCCCCAGGGAGACGTGGTGGTCAACGACCCCGCCTTCCCCAGCGATGACAAGGTGGAGATGACGTACAGGCGCGACGAGCTGTGGCGCGCCTGGCGTCACTCCGGCGGCGCGGCGTACCTGTTCTGGCCCCAGGGGACTTCCCTGCCCGAGGGCGCCCTGAGCGCCGTACCCTGAGGCCCCCTCGGAGCGAGCGCTCCCCGCTCAGGGGAGCGTGAGGATCTCCACGCCCTGCTCGGTGACGACGAGCGTGTGCTCGAACTGCGCGCTGCGGCTGCCATCCGCGGTGACCGCCGTCCACCCA
This portion of the Hyalangium ruber genome encodes:
- a CDS encoding peptidase C39 family protein, coding for MRTRIICLLLTALLTACAGMSRSSGGSEEKEGPVARLWRINAAQRDFERLTREGTTLASDGALELDAAARPGATPFPSAGQPDAPVIATYRVGTAVLAEQPIAEGFTSAVPSLEALTPPGTWVRVTLSARVEGTWTKDYDFGPWAFDKGTVSRRSVSGQEDSHGNVLTDTLVLKQPADAVRMTVWLYSTQPEVSPRVRALSLAVSDKERTPVDGPSDGATWGTVLEVPGLSQMIYPNGGPVWCSPTSTTMVLGYWARKLGRPELAHTVPTAAEHTYDEVYAGTGNWSFNTAYGSAMGGGALHGMVARFDSFAQVERFIAAGIPVIISIAYKPGTLTGGASYSSNGHLIVVKGFSPQGDVVVNDPAFPSDDKVEMTYRRDELWRAWRHSGGAAYLFWPQGTSLPEGALSAVP